The proteins below are encoded in one region of Lytechinus pictus isolate F3 Inbred chromosome 11, Lp3.0, whole genome shotgun sequence:
- the LOC129271667 gene encoding uncharacterized protein LOC129271667 translates to MTTRELRKSLKEEGGGDALPLLAPTSIAEEQAFQELRRKQVARRIEATRTEGDVILAERGYGDEEDVENLLRLSAKEKRKTALVFHDAFFLVLDYLQFYAVVLAIALRWPWPYAWMQYTRFILFANLDIWEFIKLNTPSIFESTVDRFISSSLLPFDYRFLLLAWGILIFLFISVFITIYLCMHYQKKYNLLLQVARFKRTYLFLAQVLVMPVGVALGKVFHCNSENNMDVHNETPCGSGEHIAYMAVSLAIFFGMFILLPAWMIVKVKSQIFNLKKNSHESHLQLKEAEYAHSLDLIWALKHYHMFSSFKLFWTYYYPIMHFLKFIFIIAYSAMLWLPTWQMLVFTIPVLLLFAIIIFKWPFRVTSFNFQLAINLLCMLVMSFMGFMQNMDGVDSVFFTVTYLYIELLVINACWLGMTVLWLIYIVLRYYGCLCRSKTFWPQLTSSSLDSLEEHTRKYMRAILCGRIVLEQALASPPLFSPAHEVARQIQIINAYCREAELLQDPIHDTLWDLLDELIEAHSRISQTSLFAESVKASIRETANEFMKILPEFKKRLAQREYDFSLMTSQKRRMLLKMYTLGVFVNGRGMKSKPTATIEAMEKLYNPQVSVVLKHRGVEGDDGHYTPEYDDSHLPAGPAGYRFKQRQAPAIIMEENEEDEEEDEGLLPIWLRPQSSASVISGVSSINDRDDDDLAALMYGIPSRMGTAASLAYRSQSTGSMQGKPSREGSVASLSRPHPSSSSSSSHHSSRDSLLPAARLDTNFQDIPEEL, encoded by the exons ATGACAACTAGAGAATTAAGGAAATCACTGAAAGAGGAGGGCGGAGGTGATGCTCTTCCTCTTTTGGCTCCAACGTCCATTGCTGAGGAACAAGCTTTTCAGGAGCTGAGAAGGAAACAGGTGGCTCGGCGTATCGAGGCAACTCGGACCGAGGGTGATGTTATTTTGGCAGAACGAGGCTACGGGGACGAGGAGGATGTAGAGAATCTGCTGAGATTATCCGCAAAAGAGAAGCGCAAGACAGCCCTGGTGTTCCATGATGCATTCTTTCTGGTCCTGGACTACCTCCAGTTCTATGCCGTGGTCCTGGCTATCGCTTTGCGGTGGCCATGGCCTTATGCTTGGATGCAGTACACCAGGTTCATTCTGTTCGCGAATCTTGATATCTGGGAATTCATCAAGTTGAATACACCAAGCATCTTTGAATCCACGGTTGATCGCTTCATCTCAAGCTCCTTACTCCCTTTTGATTATCGCTTCCTGTTGCTGGCATGGGGTATTTTAATCTTCCTTTTCATCTCCGTCTTTATCACCATCTACCTTTGCATGCATTATCAAAAGAAGTACAATCTACTGCTGCAGGTAGCCAGGTTCAAGCGCACTTATCTTTTCCTTGCACAAGTTCTTGTGATGCCCGTTGGGGTTGCCTTAGGAAAGGTATTCCATTGCAACTCGGAGAACAATATGGATGTCCACAATGAAACACCCTGCGGGAGTGGAGAGCACATTGCATACATGGCAGTGTCTTTGGCTATCTTCTTTGGGATGTTCATATTGTTGCCAGCTTGGATGATCGTGAAGGTCAAGTCTCAGATTTTCAATCTCAAGAAGAATAGCCATGAGTCCCATCTCCAGCTGAAGGAAGCAGAGTATGCTCACTCCCTGGACCTTATCTGGGCTTTGAAACACTACCACATGTTTTCATCATTCAAACTTTTCTGGACCTACTACTACCCCATCATGCATTTCCTCAagttcatcttcatcattgccTATTCTGCGATGTTGTGGTTACCGACCTGGCAGATGTTAGTCTTTACCATCCCAGTCCTCCTGCTATTTGCGATCATCATCTTTAAGTGGCCTTTCCGAGTGACCAGCTTTAACTTTCAGCTTGCTATTAACCTCCTCTGTATGTTGGTCATGTCCTTCATGGGATTCATGCAGAACATGGATGGTGTTGACTCTGTGTTCTTTACTGTAACATATCTCTACATTGAACTCCTTGTCATCAATGCCTGTTGGCTTGGCATGACTGTCCTTTGGCTCATCTACATTGTTCTCCGCTACTATGGCTGCCTCTGCAGATCGAAAACCTTCTGGCCACAGCTCACAAGTAGCAGCCTGGATAGCCTAGAGGAACACACCCGGAAATACATGCGAGCCATCTTGTGTGGACGCATCGTCCTGGAGCAGGCTCTTGCTTCTCCTCCGCTCTTCAGTCCCGCACATGAGGTAGCCAGACAGATCCAGATTATCAATGCTTACTGCAGGGAAGCCGAGCTCCTTCAGGATCCCATCCATGATACCCTCTGGGATCTCCTGGATGAACTGATTGAGGCTCATAGTCGTATCTCACAGACATCACTGTTTGCAGAGTCGGTCAAGGCATCCATCAGGGAAACTGCAAATGAGTTCATGAAGATCTTACCAGAATTCAAGAAGAGACTGGCACAGAGGGAGTATGACTTCTCGCTGATGACATCACAGAAGCGTCGCATGCTTCTCAAAATGTACACTTTAG GAGTGTTTGTGAATGGCAGAGGAATGAAATCTAAACCCACTGCTACAATTGAAGCCATGGAGAAGCTCTACAACCCGCAAGTGTCAGTTGTCCTCAAGCACAGAGGAGTTGAAG GTGATGACGGGCATTACACTCCCGAGTATGATGACAGTCATTTACCCGCTGGTCCTGCAGGCTATAGGTTCAAGCAACGGCAGGCTCCAGCTATCATCATGGAGGAGAAcgaggaggatgaggaggaagaTGAAGGATTGCTCCCTATCTGGCTAAGACCACAATCATCTGCATCG GTTATATCTGGTGTATCGTCAATTAATGATCGCGATGATGATGACCTTGCAGCGTTGATGTATGGTATTCCTAGTCGTATGGGGACTGCTGCATCCCTGGCCTACAGGTCTCAGAG TACTGGTTCCATGCAAGGTAAGCCATCTCGGGAGGGGTCTGTGGCATCCCTCTCTAGACCacacccatcatcatcatcatcctcctctcATCACTCTTCTCGAGACTCCCTTCTCCCTGCGGCTCGTCTTGATACCAACTTCCAGGACATCCCAGAAGAGCTATAA